In Oscillatoria sp. FACHB-1407, one DNA window encodes the following:
- the nadA gene encoding quinolinate synthase NadA, with the protein MFTAVRPNPTLSTTADLPLDLFAAIQDLKREMNAVILAHYYQDPDIQDIADYIGDSLGLSRQAAATDAEVIVFAGVHFMAETAKILNPDKLVLLPDLNAGCSLADSCPADAFAQFKAAHPNHLVVSYVNCTAEIKALSDIICTSSNAVEIVQQIPADQPIIFAPDRNLGRYVMAQTGREMVLWEGSCIVHETFSERKIVQLKVQHPTAEVLAHPECESTVLRHADYIGSTTALLKHCQQSQSSAFIVATEPGIIHQMQKKAPDKQFIPAPPLNHCACNECPHMRLNTLEKLYLAMKNRTPEITLPESTRLAALRPMQRMLEMSQGIKG; encoded by the coding sequence GTGTTTACTGCCGTTCGTCCTAATCCAACACTCAGTACGACTGCCGATCTGCCTCTGGATTTATTCGCTGCGATCCAGGACTTAAAACGTGAGATGAATGCCGTCATCTTGGCGCACTACTATCAAGACCCTGATATTCAAGACATTGCAGACTACATCGGGGATTCATTAGGGTTATCACGCCAAGCTGCCGCAACCGATGCTGAGGTCATCGTGTTTGCAGGGGTACATTTCATGGCAGAAACCGCCAAAATTCTCAATCCCGATAAGTTGGTCTTGTTACCTGACCTGAACGCCGGATGTTCTCTCGCCGATAGTTGCCCTGCCGATGCCTTTGCCCAATTCAAAGCGGCACATCCTAACCATCTCGTAGTGTCCTATGTGAACTGCACCGCTGAGATCAAGGCATTGAGCGACATTATCTGCACCAGTTCCAACGCGGTTGAGATTGTGCAGCAAATTCCTGCCGATCAGCCAATTATCTTTGCACCCGATCGCAATCTGGGGCGATATGTCATGGCACAAACCGGACGAGAGATGGTGCTGTGGGAAGGAAGCTGCATCGTTCACGAGACGTTTTCTGAGAGGAAGATTGTGCAGCTTAAAGTTCAGCATCCCACTGCTGAAGTGTTGGCTCATCCAGAATGTGAATCAACCGTTTTGCGCCATGCGGATTACATCGGTTCAACCACAGCCTTGCTAAAGCATTGCCAGCAGAGCCAGAGTTCAGCCTTCATCGTGGCGACTGAACCCGGTATTATCCACCAAATGCAGAAAAAAGCACCCGATAAGCAGTTTATTCCCGCTCCCCCGTTAAACCATTGCGCCTGTAACGAGTGCCCCCACATGCGGCTCAACACGCTTGAGAAGCTGTATCTCGCCATGAAAAACCGCACTCCCGAAATCACGCTGCCGGAATCAACTCGTTTGGCAGCTTTGCGCCCCATGCAACGGATGCTGGAGATGAGCCAGGGGATTAAGGGGTGA
- a CDS encoding TerB family tellurite resistance protein produces the protein MQTPPPPSISPRQMNLLRIVASMAWADSELAAEEVDVMLDRFSGIFAADSPQQQHIRQELQDYLMQNIPLEELTPKLQTDAEKELVLKLGYEVIQSSSRTPNEDPINADEAAAYTKLVGLLGLPQETVKRVEAEAIADLKQDPGIVDCLTHGLEKFAQG, from the coding sequence ATTCAGACACCGCCACCCCCCTCTATTTCGCCGCGTCAGATGAATTTGTTACGCATCGTTGCCTCGATGGCTTGGGCAGATAGCGAACTGGCAGCAGAAGAAGTTGATGTCATGCTCGATCGCTTCAGTGGCATCTTTGCAGCAGACTCACCCCAGCAGCAACACATCCGCCAGGAACTCCAGGACTACTTGATGCAAAACATTCCCCTGGAAGAGTTGACCCCCAAGCTACAAACGGATGCTGAGAAAGAATTGGTGCTCAAATTGGGCTACGAAGTGATTCAGTCCAGTTCCCGCACCCCCAATGAAGACCCCATCAACGCCGATGAAGCCGCTGCTTATACCAAGCTTGTTGGGCTGTTGGGCTTACCTCAAGAAACCGTCAAACGAGTTGAAGCAGAGGCGATCGCTGACCTCAAACAAGATCCGGGCATTGTGGATTGCCTGACGCATGGTTTAGAGAAATTTGCTCAGGGATAG